The genomic interval AGCTACACTTTTATTTAAAGTCACCCTTTCCTTGGCTGATGTTTTCATGTACATGAAGATACAACTCCCATAAGTAATGGAGACAACAACCATGTGTGAGGAGCATGTGGAAAAGGCCTTTCTCCATTGTTGAGCTGAAGGGAACTTGAGGATGGTTTTGATGATGAGTGTGTAGGAGAGGATCACTAAGATCAAGGTGATGACCAGTGTCATCACAGCCAAGGCAAAGGCCATCAATTCTAtgaaatgtgtgtctgtgcaagaCAGCTGGAGGACAGGAGAAGTGTCACATAGGAAGTGATCTATTGTTTTAGAAGCACAAAAATCCAGCTTGAGTCCCAAGAGCAAAGGGGGGAAGATGACTAAGAACCCAGTCACCCAGGAACTGATGACCAGCAGGTGACACACTTTGCTGTTCATGATGATGGGGTAGTGCAGTGGTCTGCAGATGGCTACATAGCGATCATATGACATTGCAGCCAAGAGGTAGAACTCTGTGATtagtaatagaaagaaaaagaataattgaGCTGCACAAGCATTGTAGGTAATTGTTCTGTCTCCAGTGAGGATGCTCATTAAGAACCGTGGAATACAGGCAGATGTGAATGCCATTTCTAGAAAGGAGAAATTCCGGAGGAAGAAATACATTGGAGTCTTGAGGTGGGGATCCAGCAGGGTGAGGAGGATGATCACTAAATTCCCCATCAGGCTCAAGatgtaattaataaatagaaacagGAAAATCAGAATTTGTAATTGAGGGTCATCTGTCAGTCCAAGCAAAATGAAGACAATCTCCACAGATTggttcttcatttccttttccccCCTAATAAGtctatagaaaacaaaacaaaattaaatttaaaaataaattaaaaaacaaagaaggaaaaaaacccaaacaactaaTATCACATATCATACATAAGAA from Peromyscus maniculatus bairdii isolate BWxNUB_F1_BW_parent chromosome 18, HU_Pman_BW_mat_3.1, whole genome shotgun sequence carries:
- the LOC102927706 gene encoding olfactory receptor 6C6-like, with protein sequence MKNQSVEIVFILLGLTDDPQLQILIFLFLFINYILSLMGNLVIILLTLLDPHLKTPMYFFLRNFSFLEMAFTSACIPRFLMSILTGDRTITYNACAAQLFFFFLLLITEFYLLAAMSYDRYVAICRPLHYPIIMNSKVCHLLVISSWVTGFLVIFPPLLLGLKLDFCASKTIDHFLCDTSPVLQLSCTDTHFIELMAFALAVMTLVITLILVILSYTLIIKTILKFPSAQQWRKAFSTCSSHMVVVSITYGSCIFMYMKTSAKERVTLNKSVAVLNTSVAPLLNPFIYTLRSQQVKDAFKQVLHRLYSSQNNELRFRHK